In the genome of Hyphomicrobiales bacterium, the window TCAACCTGTGATGAAAATTCCAATGGCATCACGTTTGGTTGTAACTGATCGCGTTAACGTGCGGGATACAGACTATCTGAAAACAGACCGTGGCTGGTTGATCAAAAAACATGTCCGCCCTTTGTCAAAAAGTGCGCGTGACTTTGTGATGGTCGGAGAAAGCATGCTTGGCATGACCTATCTGTGGGCGGGTCGTTCGACATTTGGGCTTGATTGTTCAGGCCTTGTCCAACTGGCGATGCAAATGGCTGGTATTGCTGTTTTCCGTGACACAGACATGCAGGAAGCATCCATCGGTGAGGCCGTTGAGCTTGCACCGGATCTTTCGGGTCTTAAGAGAGGCGATCTCATCTTTTGGCCAGGTCATGTTGGCATGATGCGTGATAGCGAAAATATACTTCACGCCAATGGCCACACGATGACAGTTTTCGCTGAACCTTTGGAAAATGCTGTTAAGCGGATCTCTTATCTTTATGGCACTCCGCGTTCTGTTCGCAGACCATTTGCTTTGACAGGCCAAGTGTCTAATCCGGCTGAAGGTGCTGCACCAATCGCGCAAGCAAGCTAACATTTAAAAGCTAATACTAGTCTGCAACAGCACCTGTCGTTGCCTCAATATTGAAGGCAGCGGCCATGAGTGCTTTGGTGTAATCGGTCTGTGGTGCATCAAAAATTTGTGCGGCGGAGCCATGTTCCACAATCTTACCCTGCTGCATCACCATCACATGGTTGGATAGCGCGCGAACCACTTTCAAATCATGGCTGATGAACAGATAAGTGAGCTGGTGCTTCTTTTGAAGGTCACGCAACAAATCCACTACCTGTGCTTGAACACTCATATCGAGCGCTGACGTTGGTTCATCCAACATCACAAATTTAGGTTCAAGCACCATTGCCCGCGCAATCGAAATGCGCTGACGTTGCCCACCGGAAAATTCGTGCGGATAGCGAACGCGGGTTGAAGGATCAAGCCCAACTTCTTCAAGCACATTGCAGACAACTTCATCGCGTTGTTGTGCGTTCAAATCTGGTTTGTGAATGAGTAGGCCTTCTTCAATGATGCCTTGCACAGAAAGACGCGGGCTAAGTGAGCCGAACGGGTCTTGGAAAACAATCTGCATATCGCGGCGCAAGGGGCGCATTTCTTTGAAGCTAAGATCATTGATTTCTTGGTCGCAAAACCGAATGTTGCCTTCAGACGAAATCAACCGCATCAGCGCAAGGCCGAGTGTCGTTTTGCCGGAACCACTTTCACCCACGACACCGAGCGTTTGCCCTGCGCGCACGGCAATATCGACACCGTTTACAGCTTTGACATGATCAACCGTGTTACGCATCAAGCCAGCCTTGATCGGGAACCAAACTTTGAGGTCGTCAACTTCCATCACCAAAGGAGCGGTTGCATCTTCAGCAATCGGATCGCCTTTTGGTTCAGCAGAAAGTAGGTGGCGCGTATATTCGTGCTGCGGGTTGTCGAAAATTGCCTTCGTATCACCGCGCTCAACAATCTCACCATTGGTCATCACGCACACTTCGTCGGCAATCTTACGAACGATGCCGAGGTCATGAGTAATGAATAAAAGACCCATACCAGTCTCATCTTGTAGCTTTTTCAAAAGCTCCAAAATTTGCGCCTGCACCGTTACATCAAGGGCGGTGGTTGGTTCATCTGCAATCAACAGGTCTGGCTCATTCGCCAGTGCCATGGCGATCATCACGCGTTGGCGTTGCCCGCCAGAGAGTTGGTGTGGGAATGATTTAAGCCGGCTTTCAGGGTCGCGAATACCCACTTGCTCAAGCAGCTCCAGCACTCGAGAGCGGGAAGCTTTTTCGCTCATGCCTCGGTGAATTTTGAGGGTCTCTGCAATCTGGCGTTCAATTGTATGAAGTGGATTGAGCGACGACATGGGCTCTTGGAAAATGAACGAGATGCCATTGCCCCGCACTTGCCGCAACCGCTTTTCTGGCACCGATAGAAGGTCTTCACCCTCATAGATAATTTCACCATGCGGGTGATGGGCCGCGGGATAGGGTAAGAGCTTCAAAACAGAAAGAGATGAGACAGACTTGCCAGAACCAGATTCGCCCACCAACGCCAGCGTTTTTCCCTTAAACACATCAAACGATATGCCTTTGACTGCATCCGTGACCTTGCCGCCTTGGCGAAATTGGACGCCGAGGTTTTTGACCGAAAGGAGAGGGGTTTCGCTCATGCTAAGGCCTCCAGTTCATCGAGGCTCAAAACATCAATTGGGCTATAGTGGCGCATGTCTTTATCTTGTGAAAGTACGAACGCGCAATCGGCTGCTTCCGCCGTTGCACAATGCACTGCATCAATCAGCTCTAAACCAGATGTCGCGGCAAAAGTGGCGGCTTCGCGCATCACGGTGCCATCCGCTGCAAGGGGGGTGAGGCCGGTGCTGTTGTCAAACAGTTCTTGATAGCGAGTGACCAAATCCATGTTCTCGTTTTGCATAGGCTTTAACAGCACTTCGCCACGTGTGATTTCGCTGGTGACTAGATAAACAAGGCCTTGTTCGGCTGCGCGAAACAAGTCGATTGCTTTCGCATTGAAGGCTTCAACCATTGCAATGAAGATGTTGGTGTCGAGGTAGACTTGTTCGTGGAGGAGGCGTTGCATCTTTTCCCTCACACAAATGTCTTGCGCGGATCAAGCGCATCTCGAACGGCTTCGCCGATGAAGATGAGCAAGCTCAGCATGAATGAGATGATCAAGAAGGCTGAAATGCCGAGCCATGGTGCTTGCAGTTCGTCTTTACCTTGGCGCAGCAATTCGCCTAGTGATGGCGACCCCGGTGGCAGGCCGAAGCCTAGGAAATCAAGCGAGGTCAATGTCGTAATCGACCCGTTCAAGATAAATGGCATGAAGGTGATGGTCGCGACCATGGCGTTTGGCAGGAGGTGCCGCCACATGATGGTTCTGTTGGAAACACCAAGCGCACGCGCTGCGTTGACATATTCCAAATTTCGCGCACGGAGAAATTCTGCCCGAACAACGCCCACAAGGGCCACCCAAGAAAACAACAGTAAGATGCCAAGCAGAACCCAAAAGCCGGGCGCGATCACAGAGGCAATAATCAGCAGCAGATAGAGCTGTGGGACCGAGGACCAAATCTCGATGAAACGCTGCAATAGAAGATCTGTCCAACCACCGAAATAACCTTGCACCGCTCCGGCTGCAACGCCGATGATGGAGGAGAAGATTGTCAGCACGAGGCCGAAGATAACGGAAAGACGGAAACCATAAATCACACGAGCGACAACATCGCGGCCCTGATTATCTGTTCCAAGAAAGTTTAAATTACCAAAGGTGCAATTCACATCGTCAACGCCGTTTGGATATTTACCACAGGCTTCTGCGCGGTCCATCAACCAAAAAGGAGCCGACGGGGCAGGGCGTGGAATGTCTTTGTTGACGGTTCTGAATGAATAACGAAACAGCGGCCAAATCATCCAGCCTTTAGCGTTGATTTCATCTTGAATGAAAGGATCGCGGTAATCTGTGATGGCTAAGAAGCCGCCAAATTTTTCCTCTGGATAGTCCACCACCACAGGGAACAGCAATTCACCGTCATAGCTTGCAATAATCGGCTTATCGTTCGCGATTACTTCCGCAAATAGCGATGTTAAGAACAAAAAGATGAAAATCCACAGCGACCATGAGCCGCGTTTATTGGCTTTGAAGTTCTCCCAACGCCGTTGTGTTATCGGCGAAAGGCGAGGTTTTTTAACTTCTGCTAGAGGTGTCGCATGATCCATCAATCAGACCTCCCGCGCTTCAAAGTCGATGCGTGGATCAATCGTCATGTAAACGATGTCTGAAATTAAATTCACGATCAAACCCATGAGGGAGAAGATATAGAGCGTTGCAAATACCACGGCATAATCTCGATTGAGTACGGACTCGAAACCTAAAAGACCCAGCCCATCAAGCGAGAAGATAACTTCAATCAAAAGCGATCCTGTAAAGAAGGCCGTGATGAAGGCACCAGGGAAACCTGCAATGATGATCAACATGGCATTGCGGAAAACATGGCCGTAAAGCACGCGATGCTCGCTTAAGCCTTTGGCTCGTGCGGTGACCACATATTGTTTTCTGATCTCATCCAAAAACGAGTTTTTGGTGAGAAAGGTGGTGGTGGCGAAGGCTGCTAGCGCCAAAGCGGTGATCGGCAAAGCAAGGTGCCAGAAATAGTCGACAATCTGCCCAAACCAAGAGAGCTCTTCAAAGTTATCAGACGTCAGCCCCCTGAGCGGGAACCAGTCAAAAAACTCGCTACCTGCGAAGAAGACAATGAGCAAAATGGCAAAGAGAAAACCTGGTATCGCGTATGCGACCACGACCACACCCGATGTCCAAATATCAAATTTGCTACCATCGGATACAGCTTTTTTGATGCCAAGCGGAATGGAGATGCCATATTGCAAAAGGGTGAGCCACAGGCCGAGTGAGATGGACACGGGCATTTTCTCAATGATGAGATCAATGACAGAGACATCACGGAAGAAACTGTCACCGAAGTCAAACCTCAGATAATCCCAAACCATGATGAAGAAGCGCTCTACCGGTGGTTTGTCAAAGCCGAACTGGGCTTCCAAGTCTTTGATGAAATCTGGATCTAACCCCTGTGCGCCGCGATATTTTGAGCCAAGGTCGTTGAGTGAAAGATCTTTGCTGATGTCACCTGCACCACCGCTTACGCGATCAGACGCACCTCCAGCAGCACCAGTTAGTTCCGCGATGATTTTCTCAACGGGACCACCAGGTGCGAATTGGATGACCAAAAATGCAATCGCCATGATGCCAAGCATGGTTGGGACTATAAGTAAAAGTCGCCGTAGTATGTAGGCGGCCATGTGTTCTCCGTGATGAACGAATCAGTTGTTAGATATTGGCTGCTTTTTCTTTGTCATACCACCATGTAGAAAGATAGGGGAATGCATAGGCTGGTTTTTCAACTTGTGGGAAACCAAACTTATTCCAATAAGCAACGCGGTGGTTGTCGATATGCCAATTTGGGATGGTGTAGAAGTTCGCACGTAGCACTCGGTCTAATGCACGGGCGGCTACTTCCATATCTTCACGATTTTTCGCGCCTTCAACAGTTGCAATCAATGCGTCTGCTGCTTTCAGTTTCACACCAGATAAGTTGCCTGTTCCTGGCAGATCTGCAGCTTCAGATGAAAAGGCTGTTTTGAAACCTTGCAACGGTGTGGCTGAGAAACGGCGGGCTTGGCCCACAATATCAAAGTCGTAATTGCGCACGCGGTCATTATATTGGGCTGCTTCCACGTGGCGAATATTTGCTTTAATGCCGAGTAATTCGAGGCTTTGAATGTAAGGGGCGAGAACCCGTTCAAAGCTACGTGAGCGAATAAGGAATTCAAGACTTAGCTGAGTGCCATCATCGCGGGTCTGGACGCCGTCAATTCGTTTCCATCCAGCTTCTTTGAGCAGTTTTGCTGCTTTGCGCAATTGATTGCGGTCCCGTCCACTTCCATCAGAAACAGGCGGTTTAACAGCTTCATCAAAAACGCGTGGCCCCAATTCTTCGCGGAAAGGTTCAAGAAGGGCAAGTTCAGCCCCTTCGGGCTTGCCTTTGGCTTCAAATGTTGACGTTGCAAAATAAGATTCAGAACGGGTGTATGAGCCATAAAAGAAGGTCTCATTGATCCACTCATAATCAAAAGCCAAGCCCAAAGCTTCGCGCGTTTTGGGATCTGCAAATTTGTCGCGGCGAGAGTTGATGAAGAAAGCTTGCAAAATGGCAGATTTGTCGCCTGGCAGGGTGGTCTTGATAACCTTGCCTTCTTTAACAGCGTCAAATGTATATTGGGTCGCCCAGTTCTTCGCGGTATCTTCCAAACGAAAATCAAGATCACCTTTTGCAAAGGCTTGAAAACCTACAGCCCAGTCGCGGTAAAATTCAATGCGTATGACATCGAAATTGCCTTGCCCGATATTGATCGGCAGGTCTTTGCCCCAATAATCATCCTTGCGATTATATTCGATAAACGTGCCCGGTTTGAAATTGCCAACCTCATAAGCTCCCGAAGAAACGGGAATATCCATTGAGTTACCCGCAAAATCGCGGCCAGCGTAATAAGCTTTGGAAAAAATTGGCAGTCCGGCTGCAGAGAACGGCGCGAATAAAGATTGTTTGCCGTTAAAAGAGATTTCCACCGTGTGGTCATCCACCGCGCGACAGCCGACCAAATCAGACAGAGATTGGCTGATGGATGGATAGCCTTTTTTCGGGTCTATCATTGTCTCAATAGACCACACCACGTCATGGGCCGTGATGGGCGTGCCATCTGAGAAGCGGGCTTCTTTGCGCATGTTGAAGGTGAAGACATTGCCGTCTTCAGAAACATCAATGGTTTTTGCCACAAGACCGTAGACTGAATCAGGCTCATCAGCGGTGCCAGCGACCAAGCTGTCATAGCAAATCTCAATGCCCATCGGGCCATCGCCTTTGGCCGCGAAGCCGTTCAGCGTGTTGTAGGTTTGATAATTTTGATTGTAGCCCCAGCTTGATGGGATGAAATTAAATTGCCCACCGCGTGGCGCTGAAGGGTCAACATAATCAAGATGTTTGAAGTCGGCTGCATATTTTAAATCGCCAAATGCTGAAAGACCATGAAGCCCTTTTTTGCCTGCTGCCCATGCTAGTGGCGCCATGCTTGTTAAAGCGGCTGTTGCAGCAATACCTTTTAAAAAAGTTCGACGTGTTGTCTCACACCGCAACATCGGTGGTCTACGATCAAAATGCATTCTGGTACTCTCCCGTGTACTCTAGTGGGCCAGAGCATAACGGTGAGATTTTAAAATGGCGAACAAAAAAACCGCCCAAAAGACTATTTTGAGCGGTTTTTTGTATTTTATGCAGTCTTGGTTACTCGCCAGGAAGCGGTGCCGGTGACCCAGAGAGTGTGCGCATATAAGCGATAATATTGGCACGGTCTTGAATCTTTTTAAGACCAGCAAAGCCCATCGCAGTGCCTTTGATCCACTTGCTTGGTTTCTTCAAGAAACCGTCAAGCTCATCGTAGCTCCACACTTTGCCTTCAGCGTAGCCTGTTAACCCGCCTGAATAACCAAACCCGTCAGCGCTACCGATGGCTTTGTTGACAACGTTGTAAAGCGCTGGGCCAACTTTATTCTTGCCGCCTTCTTCAAATGAGTGACAAGCAACGCAACGTTTGAGGAGCTTTTCACCGGCTGCAACATCAGCTGTTGCAAGCATTGGTCCAATTTCTTCTACAGGTGCAGCTTCAGCGCCCGCATCAGAATTGCCAGCATCTGCAACTTCGATTTTATAGCCCTTTGTTTCAGGTGCTTCGTGATGGAAAACCAACTCGCTCATAAAACTCACGCCTAAAACGACGAAGATGGTGAACAAAAGGCCCATGAAAACGGTGTTAATGTCAGGTTTTTGCATCGCTAAAGCGACTCCTCTAAAAACTGCGCCCCATACAGTGGCAGGCAGGAAATCTTATATTTGGGCGGAAACTACCCTTTTTGCTGGGAAAATCAACTATGATCAGCACGTCTTCTGAATTTTGCGGCTAAAAGCTGCACGAAGTTGTGAATTTCACCCTTGATATGCCCTTTATAAAGGTGCAGGAACGAGCCCGTTGTATGACAAATGACAGTTTAAACAGAGAATGTTAATGAATCCGCTCGTCTTGATCCCTTCTCGTATGGCCTCAACACGCCTCCCTGGGAAACCGTTGGCTGATATAAATGGGCTGTCGATGGTTGTTCAGGTCTATAAGCGTGCGAGCGAGGCCAAGATTGGGCGTGTGGTTGTTGCCGCTGACGATCAAGCCATAGTGGATGCTGTTTTAGAAGCCGGTGGCGAAGCAATTATGACGCGAGCAGATCACACCAATGGCTCAGATCGCATCCATGAAGCGATGGAAGCAATTGACCCTGAGGCAAAACACGATGTGATCATCAATGTTCAAGGCGATTTGCCGACAGTCGATGTTCAATCAATACAGGCAACCTGCAAAGTATTAGAAAAAGATAGCGTCGACATTTCTACAATTGCGGTTGAGATCGTTGAGGAAGCAGAAAAGACCAATCCGAACGTGGTGAAAATTGTTGGGTCGCCCCTTGGTGATGGACGTTTAAAGGCGCTTTATTTTACCAGAGCAACCGCTCCTTATGGAGAGGGGCCGCTATATCATCATATTGGACTTTACGGATATAAGCGTGACGCATTGAAACGATATGTGTCGCTTTCGCCCTCGACACTTGAGACGCGTGAAAGTTTGGAGCAATTGCGTGCTCTTGAAGCAGGTATGTCAATCGAGGTCGCACTCGTTGACACAATCCCCCTTGGTGTCGATACTCCTGCCGACCTTGAAAAGGCCCGCACCTTGCTGGCATCCCGATCGTGAGAAACAAATAAATGGCTGACCAAATGCGCGCGAAAATTTCCTTTCAAGGTGAGAAAGGCGCTAATTCAGATTCGGCTTGCCGCGACATGTTCCCCGATATGGAGCCGTTACCTTGTGCGACCTTTGAAGATGCTTTTTTAGCCGTTGAAACCAGTGTGGCCGATCTTGCGATGATCCCGATTGATAATTCACTCGCGGGCCGTGTCGCAGATATTCACCACCTTTTGCCAGCATCCAATTTAAACATTATCGGCGAATATTTCCTGCCAATCCATTTTCAATTGATGGTGCTGCCAGGTGTTGCAAAAAATGAAATTACGGAAGTGCATAGCCACATTCATGCGCTTGGTCAGTGCAGAAATATAATCCGCAACAACGGATGGACTGCAATGGTTGCAAGCGATACGGCCGGTGCTGCCAAAATGGTGGCTGAAAGAGGGGACCGCCATGTTGCTGCCCTCGCGCCGTTTCTAGCCGCTGATCTTTATGGCCTCGATATTTTAGAAAAAAATGTTGAAGACGCAGATCACAACACCACCCGCTTTGTTGTTTTATCTCGCGACGCCAAAGTGCCAGTAAAGTCAGAGCATCCAACGGTCATGTCCTTTGTGTTTCGCGTGCGAAATGTTCCGGCTGCGCTCTATAAGGCAATGGGCGGTTTTGCGACTAACGGCGTGAATATGACAAAACTGGAAAGCTATCAACTCGACGGCAAATTCACGGCGACGCAGTTTTATGCGGAAATTGACGGTCATCCTGATGATCAAGGTGTCAAATATGCGCTTGAGGAATTAGGGTTTTACTCGGATGAGATCAGAATTCTCGGGACCTATCCTGCAAGTTCATTCCGTCAATCAATCAACAAAACCAATAGCTAGATCCTAGCCCGAGTTAGTCATAAAAAAGCGGAGCTTGAAGCTCCGCTTTTTCGTGATTGGTCTTGAGTGAAGTTGATTAAAACTTCAATTCACCGTTTTGCGCACCAGCTTGTGTTGCGCCATCGCTCAAGGATGCAATGATTGGTGAGGCATCAAAGAATGTCAGCTCAACTTCATTGACTGTTGGTCCCGCAGGTATGTTGATTGCGAAGTAGTAGTTACATGCATGAGAGAAGCCAACGGTTGAGGCATCATATTTGTTGCCAACCATGCTTTGCTTGACCATCGTGTCAAACGTGCCAGCATTCGCTGAAACCAACGCACCACACGCAGGAGCCGACGCAACTTTATGGTTCGCCGCATCGATGAGTGGCTTATAGGTAGCAGGCATTGGAGCGAACACATTTGCCGGCGTCGTTGGTTGGTTGAATGATAGTTTACGCGTGATGGTGTGGATTTTACCACCACTTGCAGCCACCGCGATTTTATCTGAGCCGAAGCCTGTCGTTCTTTCGCAGAATGTAGCATTCGCAAATGATTCACAGTTCACAAAACCTTGGCTTTGCAACAAAGTCGGAACATTCGCAAACGAACCACCAACCGTTACACCGAGAACTGCTGGACGATCAGCCATTGTTGAATATGGCGCACCGTTTGCGGCAGGAGATGTTGGTGCTGGTGTTGATACTTCCAACAACGGAGCTGGTTGAACCACTTGTGGCTGCACTGGTTGAACAATTTGCGGCTGAACAGGTTGTAAGGCTGGTTGCGCTGGCTGAATTACCTGCGGTTGAACGGGTTGAGCCACTTGCGGTTGCACTGGCTGGAGCGCTGGTTGCTGAGGCTGGAGCGCATTATAAGCTGCAACACCCGTTGCTGCTGGTACAACTGTTTGTGGAACATAACCTTGTGGAGCTATTGGTGCCTGTGGAGCAACGGCAACCTGAGTTGTTGGCGTTTGAGGTGCAACGCCTGCAACAGCTACTGCTGCTTGTTGAGAAAGCAATGCGGTTTGCTGTGGGCTTAAAGCGCCAGTTGATGGCAAGCCGTTTGCAATTTGGAACTGACGAACAGCATTTCTTGTGCGGCGACCAGAAATGCCATCGGCAGACCCGGCATTATAACCCAATTGGTTCAACCATGTTTGTGTGTTGTAAGTGTTTTGGTTGAAGGCTGCACGTGTGCGTTTCGAGTATGTTTTGCGTTTTGAATATGTGCGGCGGTTATTATATTGACGACGCTTGCTATAATAACGACGGGCACGCTTCTTGCGCTTTTGGTTCTTGTAAACTTTATGAGCAATGAAACCAGCGGCGGCACCTGCTGCAAGGCCGCCAAGAACTTTCCCTGCATTGCCTGCTTGTGCTTGCGGCGCGGGAACGGCGATTAAGAATGTTGCGCTAAGTACAACGGCTGTTAGTGAACGTAAAAGCATTGAGCCCTCCTGAGAAAAATAAATGTAAAATACCGACTTCTTGAGAAGCCTAATGAAGCAAATCTGTACAATATACGGGCCGATAAAATGCCCTTGTTTTGAAAGTAACGGCGACTATAAGGTTTTGTCAAAGCACAAATTCGCTTCTTTTGTGCACTATAAATAGCCGCTTTAAAGAATACGTGATGTGTATAAATGCATGTTGCTGAAAAGAGATTGTATTTCAATGGTTTGAATATTTTGAAATACCTGTGTTGGGTAACGAGCTTAAAGCAGTAGTAAATGAAAGCTCTAGCTATACCTAACACTAGCGATCATTAATCTTTGAAAAGCGCAAATTTGCTATTCGCGCCCAAAAATCTTTTTAAAGAAGCCTTTGATACCCTTTTTATCCTCATTTGCGCGAACAACTTGCGGCGGAGGAGTGGTTGGTATTGGGGTGCCGCCATTTTGGACGATTATATCGTTGATGTTTTGCGGCAAATTGTCAGCGAAGATTTGATCTTTATATCGGCCTGGTAAATCGGCAATCGGCACACCTTGATGAGCCTCTTCCATAAATTGCTTCCAGATGGCTGCAGGTAAATTGCCGCCAGACGCTTTTTTGGTTGGTTTGTTGTTGTCATTGCCAACCCAGACCACCGTGGTGAGGTTTGCGGTAAAGCCTGCAAACCATGCATCGCGAAATTCTTGGCTGGTACCCGTTTTGCCACCCGCAGGCCATTTTTTCAAAGCGGCCCGTTTGCCAGTGCCTGTCACCAAAGTCTCTGACAGCATCGCATTCATCATGCCTAGGTGTTTAGCGTTGATGACTTTGACATATTGCTCATTGCCATCTCGCTGATAGAGCACTTTGCCACTCTTGGTGATCACGCGTTTGACGATATAAGGGGCAACTCTATAGCCGCCATTTGCAAACGGCACATAGGCCGTTGCCAATTCAAAAGGCGTTACTTCAGACGTACCAAGTGACAGTGAATAATTAGGTTTGAGCTTTGAGCGCACACCCAATCTATTGGCCACATCCACAACACTTTGCGGTCCAACCTCATAGGCCAATTGGGCGGCAATCGTGTTGAGAGATTTTGCAAGCGCTGAACGAAGTTTGATTTCGCCTTCATATTTCTTTGAGTAGTTCTTGGGTTTCCAGCCCTTGATTGAAATCGGTTTGTCCACCCGAATGGTGTCGGGGGTTAGGCCGCTTTCAACGGCTGCTAAGTATACAAAAGGCTTGAATGACGAACCAGGCTGACGTTTTGCTTTGACCGCACGGTTATATTGGCTTTTGCCATAATCCCGCCCACCGACCATTGCGCGCACCGCGCCAATGCCATCCATTGAGACGAGTGTGCCCTGTGATACGCCGAGTTTCTTGCCGTCGTCATTAAGGCCCTTTGCAATGGCGTTTTGAGCAAATTCTTGTAAGTGGCGATCAATTGTCGTGTCGACAATGACGTCTTCTTTGATCTCGCCCACATATTTCGGCAGAACATTCATCACCCAATCAGCAATGTAATTGTGAGCGCCGGTTTTGCGTGGTGGTATTTTGTTGGAAGGAATGTCGAGGGCAATTTCGCGTTCACGCTCTGAAATATAGCCTTCGCGCTCCATGGCGGCCAAAACAAGCTTGGCCCGTTTGCGCGCGCCTTCAGGATTTTTTGAAGGAGCAAGGCGTGAAGGTGCTTTAACGAGACCCGCCAAGGTTGCTGCTTCACCAAGATTGAGATCACGGGCAGATTTTTTGAAATAGCGTCTTGCTGCTGCATCAACGCCATAAGCATTGGCGCCGAAATAAACGCGGTTGAGATATATCTCGACGATTTGGTCTTTGGTGTATTTTGTCTCCAACCAAAACGCCAAAACCAATTCTTGTACTTTGCGTTCAAAGGTGCGGGCCGGTGATAGAAAGAGGTTCTTCGCCAATTGCTGACTAAGAGAGGAACCACCCTGAGCCAGACGGCCTTTAGCAATATTTGTCACCATGGCACGGGCAAAGCCTAAAACATCAAAACCAAAGTGCTGATAAAAACGGTGGTCTT includes:
- a CDS encoding prephenate dehydratase, translating into MRAKISFQGEKGANSDSACRDMFPDMEPLPCATFEDAFLAVETSVADLAMIPIDNSLAGRVADIHHLLPASNLNIIGEYFLPIHFQLMVLPGVAKNEITEVHSHIHALGQCRNIIRNNGWTAMVASDTAGAAKMVAERGDRHVAALAPFLAADLYGLDILEKNVEDADHNTTRFVVLSRDAKVPVKSEHPTVMSFVFRVRNVPAALYKAMGGFATNGVNMTKLESYQLDGKFTATQFYAEIDGHPDDQGVKYALEELGFYSDEIRILGTYPASSFRQSINKTNS
- a CDS encoding peptidoglycan-binding protein, yielding MLLRSLTAVVLSATFLIAVPAPQAQAGNAGKVLGGLAAGAAAGFIAHKVYKNQKRKKRARRYYSKRRQYNNRRTYSKRKTYSKRTRAAFNQNTYNTQTWLNQLGYNAGSADGISGRRTRNAVRQFQIANGLPSTGALSPQQTALLSQQAAVAVAGVAPQTPTTQVAVAPQAPIAPQGYVPQTVVPAATGVAAYNALQPQQPALQPVQPQVAQPVQPQVIQPAQPALQPVQPQIVQPVQPQVVQPAPLLEVSTPAPTSPAANGAPYSTMADRPAVLGVTVGGSFANVPTLLQSQGFVNCESFANATFCERTTGFGSDKIAVAASGGKIHTITRKLSFNQPTTPANVFAPMPATYKPLIDAANHKVASAPACGALVSANAGTFDTMVKQSMVGNKYDASTVGFSHACNYYFAINIPAGPTVNEVELTFFDASPIIASLSDGATQAGAQNGELKF
- a CDS encoding transglycosylase domain-containing protein, translated to MFKRAKKKTKRIEPKIDANFGRGRKGDLNLALSEEDRPGGKSGKKRKATRKKAPAKSSARRKPQKATAKDRRKKARSSGGLVGFMRKGIYWSLVLGLWAVIGVVGILGYYTAKLPNSSQWAVPDRPPNVKIVAVDGSLIGNRGTTGGEAVPLHEMPAYMPQAIVAIEDHRFYQHFGFDVLGFARAMVTNIAKGRLAQGGSSLSQQLAKNLFLSPARTFERKVQELVLAFWLETKYTKDQIVEIYLNRVYFGANAYGVDAAARRYFKKSARDLNLGEAATLAGLVKAPSRLAPSKNPEGARKRAKLVLAAMEREGYISEREREIALDIPSNKIPPRKTGAHNYIADWVMNVLPKYVGEIKEDVIVDTTIDRHLQEFAQNAIAKGLNDDGKKLGVSQGTLVSMDGIGAVRAMVGGRDYGKSQYNRAVKAKRQPGSSFKPFVYLAAVESGLTPDTIRVDKPISIKGWKPKNYSKKYEGEIKLRSALAKSLNTIAAQLAYEVGPQSVVDVANRLGVRSKLKPNYSLSLGTSEVTPFELATAYVPFANGGYRVAPYIVKRVITKSGKVLYQRDGNEQYVKVINAKHLGMMNAMLSETLVTGTGKRAALKKWPAGGKTGTSQEFRDAWFAGFTANLTTVVWVGNDNNKPTKKASGGNLPAAIWKQFMEEAHQGVPIADLPGRYKDQIFADNLPQNINDIIVQNGGTPIPTTPPPQVVRANEDKKGIKGFFKKIFGRE